From one Sulfurimonas sp. HSL-3221 genomic stretch:
- the selD gene encoding selenide, water dikinase SelD: MDDIRLTQYSHGAGCGCKISPKQLDNILQSARENISYPALLVGNASNDDAAAFDLGNGTSVLSTTDFFMPIVDDPFTFGRIAATNAISDIYAMGGKPLMAISIFGWPIAKLSDEVAREVIEGGRSVCEAAGIPLAGGHSIDSPEPIFGLAVTGIVDNKHLKRNNGAEAGCELFLTKPIGIGILTTAQKQGKIAEGDIDPAVEAMTTLNAIGAAIAHMEGVTAVTDVTGFGLLGHLAEMVEGSGIGAVVRFDDVPLLPKVKEYLAMECVPGGTRRNFQSYGHKVGPMTPEQQDILCDAQTSGGLLCAVRKEAVADFLALAEAEGLHLKSIGQTVERGAHLIDVV; encoded by the coding sequence ATGGATGACATCCGACTGACCCAATACAGCCACGGTGCCGGCTGCGGCTGTAAGATCTCCCCAAAACAGCTTGACAATATCCTCCAGAGCGCCCGCGAAAACATCAGCTACCCCGCCCTGCTGGTGGGCAACGCCAGCAACGACGACGCGGCGGCCTTTGACCTGGGCAACGGCACTTCCGTCCTCTCCACGACGGACTTCTTCATGCCCATTGTCGACGACCCCTTCACCTTCGGGCGCATCGCGGCCACCAACGCCATCAGCGACATCTACGCCATGGGCGGCAAGCCGCTGATGGCCATCTCCATCTTCGGCTGGCCCATCGCCAAACTGTCCGACGAGGTCGCCCGCGAGGTGATCGAAGGGGGACGTTCCGTCTGTGAAGCGGCGGGCATCCCGCTGGCGGGCGGCCACAGTATCGACTCCCCCGAACCCATCTTCGGCCTGGCCGTCACCGGTATTGTCGACAATAAACATCTCAAGCGTAACAACGGCGCCGAAGCGGGCTGCGAGCTCTTTTTGACCAAGCCGATCGGTATCGGGATCCTCACGACGGCGCAGAAGCAGGGCAAAATCGCCGAAGGGGATATCGACCCGGCCGTCGAGGCGATGACGACGCTCAACGCCATCGGGGCGGCGATCGCCCACATGGAGGGGGTCACCGCCGTCACCGACGTCACCGGCTTCGGGCTTCTGGGCCACCTTGCCGAAATGGTTGAAGGCAGCGGCATCGGTGCCGTCGTCCGGTTTGACGACGTCCCCCTGCTGCCGAAAGTCAAGGAGTACCTCGCCATGGAGTGCGTTCCTGGCGGCACCCGCCGCAACTTCCAGAGCTACGGCCACAAGGTCGGCCCGATGACCCCGGAGCAGCAAGATATCCTCTGCGACGCCCAGACCTCAGGCGGGTTGCTCTGCGCCGTGCGCAAAGAGGCCGTCGCCGACTTCCTCGCCCTCGCCGAAGCAGAGGGGCTGCACCTCAAAAGCATCGGCCAAACCGTTGAACGCGGAGCCCACCTGATCGATGTCGTTTGA
- a CDS encoding HAD family hydrolase, producing the protein MPNETVIDIPHYATLRLRHVVLDYNGTLALDGALTPEAAALLGALCARYDVHVITSDTFGTVAKALAAFDVTVKVLQSSDHTGEKAAYIWELGAPHCAAVGNGGNDAQMLKAAGLGIALVGDEGCATATLMASDIVCKQIGEALGLLLNEKRLIATLRR; encoded by the coding sequence ATGCCGAATGAAACCGTCATTGACATCCCCCACTACGCGACATTGCGGTTGCGCCACGTCGTGCTCGATTATAACGGGACGCTCGCCCTGGACGGGGCGCTGACACCGGAGGCGGCCGCACTGCTGGGTGCGCTTTGCGCGCGTTACGACGTGCATGTCATCACCTCCGATACCTTCGGGACCGTGGCCAAGGCGCTGGCGGCGTTTGACGTCACCGTCAAGGTGCTGCAAAGCAGCGACCATACGGGGGAGAAAGCGGCTTACATCTGGGAGCTCGGCGCCCCGCATTGCGCGGCGGTCGGCAACGGCGGCAACGACGCGCAGATGCTCAAAGCGGCGGGGCTCGGTATCGCCCTGGTCGGGGACGAGGGGTGCGCGACGGCGACCCTGATGGCAAGCGACATCGTCTGCAAGCAGATCGGCGAGGCCCTGGGGCTGCTGCTGAACGAGAAGCGCCTGATCGCGACGCTGCGCCGCTAA
- a CDS encoding mechanosensitive ion channel domain-containing protein yields the protein MRTLLLFFLLIGALRAADVNTTLYESSDKPALYKALRQQIDAAQAAGTLMPAQADAERTELERLRRAAAQTPGEEEDPSTLLSQTSPTLEQAYKALAAAATASVRQESAERKLRDIQSKLTFLKQTIEQLTAEEKFRLRAYQLQFAYYKVQQQNLEAKRDRLGAYGTAVAQTLAQRLKAIRCTGKDLRSEMQTAETEIEKSQQRRLAAEIALEGAELEESARSERLAADLKKANADYSGQLQTKLASAAKLALCMLITKENDAFFALLDTMEADAGRLTGDARSRFRAQNAQLRSLAKAHFGVTALVVGDTLHETKALLKRAGDTLTAPLFIFNERPISILSLLKALAILVAGFFLGAFYKRWITRLARRWPDMSQMSMRLASNIGYYLIVFVAVIIAMGSLGIDMTSISLIAGALSIGVGFGLQTVVSNFIAGIILMFERTIRIGDTIEISDVLRGRVTDMRIRSTTVKTFDNIDIVVPNSSFIQNNVINWTLEDATRRIHIPFGVAYGTEVDTVKKAVLEELKESSLSYLRHDPEKQPEVWMVNMNSSSVDFELIVWVEWANRNRPSALRSDFLILIYNALNKHGIQIPFPQLDLYVKQLPKDGL from the coding sequence ATGCGAACCCTTCTCCTCTTTTTCCTGCTGATCGGCGCCCTCCGGGCCGCCGACGTCAATACCACCCTTTATGAAAGCAGCGACAAACCCGCCCTCTACAAGGCGCTGCGCCAGCAGATCGATGCGGCACAGGCGGCGGGAACCCTGATGCCGGCCCAGGCCGACGCGGAACGCACCGAACTGGAGCGCCTGCGCCGCGCGGCGGCCCAGACCCCCGGAGAGGAAGAGGACCCGAGCACCCTGCTGTCGCAGACGTCCCCGACGCTGGAACAGGCGTATAAAGCCCTGGCCGCAGCGGCCACAGCTTCGGTCAGGCAGGAGAGCGCGGAACGCAAACTGCGCGACATTCAGTCCAAGCTCACCTTTTTGAAGCAGACGATCGAACAGCTCACCGCCGAGGAGAAGTTCCGGCTGCGCGCCTACCAGCTTCAGTTCGCCTACTACAAGGTCCAGCAACAGAACCTCGAGGCCAAACGCGACCGGCTCGGAGCGTACGGTACGGCCGTCGCGCAGACCCTCGCGCAACGCCTCAAAGCGATCCGCTGCACGGGTAAAGATCTGCGCTCGGAGATGCAAACGGCCGAAACCGAAATCGAAAAGAGCCAGCAGCGCAGGCTTGCCGCCGAAATCGCCCTGGAAGGGGCCGAACTGGAGGAGAGTGCGCGCAGCGAACGCCTCGCAGCGGACCTGAAAAAGGCCAATGCCGATTACAGCGGGCAGCTCCAGACCAAACTGGCATCGGCCGCGAAACTGGCGCTGTGCATGCTCATTACGAAAGAGAACGACGCCTTTTTCGCCCTGCTTGATACCATGGAGGCGGACGCGGGGCGCCTCACCGGGGACGCGCGCAGCCGCTTCCGCGCCCAGAACGCGCAGCTGCGCAGCCTCGCCAAAGCGCACTTCGGAGTGACGGCCCTCGTCGTCGGCGATACCCTCCACGAAACGAAAGCGCTGCTCAAACGCGCCGGCGATACCCTGACCGCCCCGCTCTTCATCTTTAACGAACGTCCCATCAGCATCCTCAGTCTCCTCAAGGCGCTGGCGATCCTGGTCGCGGGCTTCTTCCTCGGTGCCTTCTACAAACGCTGGATCACGCGCCTGGCACGGCGCTGGCCGGACATGAGCCAGATGTCGATGCGCCTGGCGTCGAATATCGGCTACTACCTCATCGTCTTCGTCGCCGTCATCATCGCCATGGGAAGCCTCGGCATCGACATGACCTCCATCTCCCTCATCGCCGGGGCCCTCTCCATCGGGGTCGGTTTCGGGCTGCAGACGGTCGTCTCCAACTTTATCGCGGGGATCATCCTGATGTTCGAGCGCACCATCCGCATCGGGGACACCATCGAGATCAGCGACGTCCTGCGCGGGCGCGTCACCGACATGCGCATCCGCTCCACGACGGTCAAAACCTTCGACAACATCGACATCGTCGTGCCCAACTCCTCTTTCATCCAGAACAACGTCATCAACTGGACCCTCGAGGACGCAACCCGGCGTATCCACATCCCCTTCGGCGTTGCCTATGGTACCGAGGTCGATACGGTGAAAAAGGCGGTGCTCGAAGAGCTGAAAGAGAGCAGCCTCTCCTATCTCCGGCATGACCCGGAAAAACAGCCCGAAGTGTGGATGGTCAACATGAACAGCAGCAGCGTCGATTTCGAGCTGATCGTCTGGGTGGAGTGGGCCAACCGAAACCGCCCCAGCGCCCTGCGTTCGGACTTCCTTATCCTTATCTACAACGCCCTGAACAAACACGGCATCCAGATCCCCTTCCCGCAGCTCGACCTCTACGTCAAACAGCTGCCCAAGGACGGTCTGTAG